The following is a genomic window from Cloacibacillus sp..
GCCTCCGGCGCGATCTTTTCGCCGTCAGCGCCGTAGCTGACCGCCGTCTCCGCCGGGTCTATGCAGAGAGGGTCTTTTTTGAATCTCTCGTGCACGTTTCCCGTGAGGCTCACATCCTCCTGATGGAATTTATCAAGCTCTTCGGCAAAGGCCGTGCGGCGTAGGCCAAGGAAATCTATCTGATTTTTCTTGACGAAGGCGCGGTAACTCATACCGCTCACGCGCTCTATGACCTCCGTCAAGATCGCGAAGTTTGTCGCGCTCAGCTCCACGCCGGAGCCGGGCGTGAAGACAAGCGGAATATCTTTGACGAGCGCAACGGCCTTCGTGAAATCAAAACCCTCCGCGGCGCTCCACTCCTGCCGCTTATGGTAGTCCGCGATGCCCGAGGCGTGGCGCAGCAGTTCAAGCAGGGTGATTCCGCTCCATGCCGCGGGAAGTTCCGGCAGATACTTCGCCGCCCTCTCCTCTACATTCAGAGTTCCCCGTTCGTGCAGCTGCATCAGGGCCACCGCCGCGAATGCCTGCGAGATCGGCCCGGCGGGCCACATCGTGTTCACCGAAGCGAGGCGGCGCTCCTTCTCCGATGAGAAGCCGTACCCAGCCACACGCGGGATATAGGGCGCCTGCACGATGGCAAGGGTAAGCCCGGGAATCTCCCTCTTTTCCATAAATTCCCAGATCATCTCGTCCACATACCGTCCAAGATACGAGACATCCGCGCTTCCCCTGGTCTTTAGCCCTTTACGTCCTTCCGTATTCATTGCCTGCCCCATTTTCTTTCTCCGTCCCGTCTGTCGCGCGGCACGGCATATGATACAGCGTGCTGTACCGCCAATATAATAACCGTGATTTTTGCTTTATAAACCGTGGACCGCCAGCCTGGCGGCAACTATCTAGGACGTCAGGAGCTTGGCGCGCTGACGGCGTACTGCGGCTCATCATAGCTGCAGCTTGGCGCGTATCTTGATATAAAGGAAATGTAGAACGCCCATCCGGCAAGTATCAGTACGCCAGCGATTATTTTTTTCATCTCTCCGCAACTCCCCTCATCGAAAATTTCTTTTCTTTCTTATGACTAATTGTAATTATAAAAGTTTCAGTTGATATGTCAAGCAGAATGATTGTAGATTTTAGCGCAAGTAACATATTACGAAAAAAGTAAATTTATATCTCATTATGTCACGCACCTGTGGCAATTGGACGCAATTTTTGAAGAAAAGCTGTTTGCGCGCGGCGCAGGAGCGTCACGATAAGTACCGGCACGAAAAGACGTGGCCCGGTTTCCCCCTATTCCGGGAACCGGGCCTAGCAGTAGCTTTCTTGATTTTTTGTATCACAGGCGAACGCCGCGCGTTATTCTATCTAAAAACGGGTATTTTTTCCGCTCAGCCGTCCGGCGGCGATCAGAATTCCACGTTCTGCCCAAGCCCCTTGCGCGCCGCCTTTTCGCAGAGATAGTCCGCCGCGGCGATGTCGAAGAGCGCCATGCCGACGGATTTGAAGAAGGTGGTCTCGCTCTCTTTTTTACGTTTGCCGCCGATCAGCTCAGCGAGCGTGTGGATATCGCCGCGCCGCAGCGCGCCGTTTTCCAGCGGCGTTATCAGGTCGCCGGTCTCGTCCAGCGCGTGGGGGGTGTCAACATAGACGTCGCCGCCCGTGAGCTTGAAGAGTCCGTCGGGGAATTCCCGCATGTCGGGCATGTAGGAGCCGATGCCGGAGAAGGCGTGTCCCGCGAGCAGCTTTTCGTCGTCGGGAAAGAGCGGGCTCTTGGAAGGGGTGGCAGTCATCACCGCCTCCGTCTTTTCGAGCAGCTCCACGGCGCTCGCGGCGCTCTTTACCTCCACGCCAGGCAGCACCGCCTGCAGTTGTTTCGCGAACACGGGAAGTTTTTCCGTCATCGCGTCGTATATCCAGACCTCTTTAACGCCTTTGCGCGCCGCGCAGCCGAACTGCGCCTGCCAGTAACCCTGCGCCCCCGTACCGACAAGCCCTAAGGAACGGATGTCGGCGCGCGCCGTGTTTTTTATGCCCGCGCCGCCGACGGCCCCGGTGCGGAGCGCCGTCACCATTTTGCCCTCAAGCAGCGCCTTCGGCTCTCCCGTCTCCGCGTCAAAGAGCATCACCGCGCCGTTGATGAAGGGCATCCCCTTTTGCGGATTGCCGGGGCGCAGCGTGAGGAGCTTACAGCCCCAGGCCTCGGGCGTGACGCAGGGCATGAGCATCAGGGAGTCGCTGCCGTTAAGCGAAATGTTCGAGCGCAGCGGCATCGCGAAGTTTCCCTCGTCCGCGAAGAGCATCGTCCGCTCTATCTTTTCGGTCAATTCGTCGAAGTCTACCGTCTCAACCAGCGTCTTTTCGTTAAGTATCAGCACTTGTATCCGCTCCTTTTCTAAGAAAGTATTATTTTGCCGCTGGAAAAATCTATCTGTGCCGCAGCCTGCCGGTAAGAGGCGGCTTTCTCAAATTTCGGCAAGTGATGTACAAAAGCAGGGTAAATCTCATAAAACCGTTCTACAGCCGCCGCTCACAATGCTAGGCGCGGCAGCGTGCCCAAGGCTTACATATGGCCGCCGTTTCAAAGTCCTTCTCCCGCTATTCCCGGGGGTGAACGGAGCGCAGGTAGGCGTAGAGCGTAAACTTGCTCTTTTTCATCTCTTCGGAGAGGCGTTCCATCGCCCCCTTGACAAGGAAAAAGCCCATCTCGTCGAGGCGGGCCACCACCTTGACCTTGTCGGAGCGCGGCAGCGCGGATAGGTCGCCGCCCCACTCCTTTTTGACCGACGCGATCGAGTCGGATACGACGTCGCCGACCTCCTTCGAGAAGTGTTCGCAGTAGTTCTCCGCGCCTTCCCCAGGGGCGTCCGCACGGAAAAACTCGTCTAGCGCCTCCCGCGCGGCGGCGATCTTAGTGACGTCCATGTTGATACAGAGGAAGCCGACTATGCGCCCGGCGGCATCCCTGATAAAACAGACGCCGCATTTGAGGAGCCGCCCGTCTCCGGTCCTGGCCCGGTAGTTGTAGACCCCCGTCATCTTCTGGTACTTGGGGTCCTTCAGCATCCGCAAGCCGAAATCCGTCATCGGCGAGCCGACGCCGCGCCCGCTCACCTGGGCGTTGGCGCAGGCGATGATCGAATGTTCGGGGTTTGAGACGTCGTGCAGCAATATTTCACAGTCCCTGCCGAGTATCTCCCCAAGCCCCTTCACCAGGTCCATGTAGGACAGCAGCTCCGTTGGTATCTTGCGTTTATTCATCCTCCGCAGCCCTCCTGACTTCACTGGCCTTATTTTATCATAAATAAATTGTCGATAACAATATTTTTTAATTTTTCGCAAAAAATGATGTCGATAGCTGACGGTATCTTGCTTTTTCTATATTTATTAGTTTTGTTCCCTGAATGAAAATCTTCTTTTTTCTGCCTTCATACGATATAATTAACAAAATATTGTTGATACATATATAATTATCAAGAGGCTTGTGAAGGGAGAAATTACCGTCATGATGAATTTTACAAGGACGATCGACGCCATCGACGCCCACACCGCGGGGGAGCCGATCCGCGTCGTCACCGCGGGCGTCCCGAAGGTGGAGGGGCGGACGATGCTCGAGAAGATGGAATATTTTGGCTGGCGTTACGACAATATCCGCTGCATGCTGCTCAAGGAGCCGCGCGGCCACAAGGATATGTTCGGCGCGGTCCTGGTGCCGCCGGTAACCGACGACGCCGACCTCGGCATCCTCTTTATGCATAACGAGGGGATGAGCACGATGTGCGGCCACGGGACGATCGGCGCGGTGAAGGCCGCCGCGGAGACGGGGCTTCTTGAGCTGCGCGAGGGAGAAAACATCATAAAGATCGACGCTCCCGCCGGACGTA
Proteins encoded in this region:
- a CDS encoding helix-turn-helix transcriptional regulator, whose protein sequence is MNKRKIPTELLSYMDLVKGLGEILGRDCEILLHDVSNPEHSIIACANAQVSGRGVGSPMTDFGLRMLKDPKYQKMTGVYNYRARTGDGRLLKCGVCFIRDAAGRIVGFLCINMDVTKIAAAREALDEFFRADAPGEGAENYCEHFSKEVGDVVSDSIASVKKEWGGDLSALPRSDKVKVVARLDEMGFFLVKGAMERLSEEMKKSKFTLYAYLRSVHPRE
- a CDS encoding ornithine cyclodeaminase family protein gives rise to the protein MLILNEKTLVETVDFDELTEKIERTMLFADEGNFAMPLRSNISLNGSDSLMLMPCVTPEAWGCKLLTLRPGNPQKGMPFINGAVMLFDAETGEPKALLEGKMVTALRTGAVGGAGIKNTARADIRSLGLVGTGAQGYWQAQFGCAARKGVKEVWIYDAMTEKLPVFAKQLQAVLPGVEVKSAASAVELLEKTEAVMTATPSKSPLFPDDEKLLAGHAFSGIGSYMPDMREFPDGLFKLTGGDVYVDTPHALDETGDLITPLENGALRRGDIHTLAELIGGKRKKESETTFFKSVGMALFDIAAADYLCEKAARKGLGQNVEF
- a CDS encoding serine hydrolase, whose translation is MNTEGRKGLKTRGSADVSYLGRYVDEMIWEFMEKREIPGLTLAIVQAPYIPRVAGYGFSSEKERRLASVNTMWPAGPISQAFAAVALMQLHERGTLNVEERAAKYLPELPAAWSGITLLELLRHASGIADYHKRQEWSAAEGFDFTKAVALVKDIPLVFTPGSGVELSATNFAILTEVIERVSGMSYRAFVKKNQIDFLGLRRTAFAEELDKFHQEDVSLTGNVHERFKKDPLCIDPAETAVSYGADGEKIAPEAVSSLRGFSDVWASAQDISFWDIGLAGTALIGRAENKALVYSPWKLPGGDTVPAVAGWHFYGHRGLMDIKGLVPGYSSFLSRFTDASELVCVTLMANREGVDFTNLGRRIAAAFGGTIATNYDDGRLFLYEGQFSVEESVARLERELKKRGIPLFAKFDHRKNAEDVGMELRPTTVLVFGSPKVGTNLMLADQSISLDLPLRISIWEDENGCTWLAFPRMELLASAYGLEDHPVTGRIEALLEELTIAAGSVY